The Glycine soja cultivar W05 chromosome 19, ASM419377v2, whole genome shotgun sequence genomic sequence tagaacaCAAGTATTATTTGTCAGAGATAATTATGTTCAAATCACATAGAATCACTACAACATACTATAGTACATGTCGTTATACCTACACTTCAAAAAATTAGTTGTACTTAAATCATACCCATTGGAATAATAACTTTAATATCTGCACCCTTTCATGTTGGGTTACCTGGATGCCCATGCTGATGCTCATTCCCACActttagttaattataaaaccttgataaataaaatattgatttaaaatactataataatgaaataaaaatcctattaaaaatatttttaaaacataatcataaaacatcagaaaaaattaaattttattcaataatctTTTACAAAACATAACAATGAGAATCATAAAACATCAATAGAAAAATTTGGATAAATAAAGAGGAATGTGATTTATCTCTGTAAAAAATCTAATCTTTTctgaagaaataaataaattaaggagCATGATTTATATCTTAGCAAATAAcaaacatgatttatttttatgtttgtggATTAAGGAACGTGATAttagttattgttattattatcattattaaatttttgtgGGTAATTATCTATATCTAAACTCATTCCCATTAAGTGGGCAATTATGTTATCCATCATgtataatttttacaaatattcattggatatattatttattatcattccgaataacagttttttttcatgttaattGATTCACACTTAGTAATAATTATACTATTACATTCTAATTAAATCCGTTAATAAGACCTAGCAAAACATTCTGGACCTAGTAAAGGACTCCTAAACAAGGTTCAACGGATCCAATTCAACACCTTCAAACTAAGCACAGCACACCCCACTCCATTGTATTTTagatgttaaataaataaataaatagagataAGACATTGAGAAATTGGTAGGTAGCCTTTCAAAAGTTTATGTATATGTTAATTGGTAAGGACCTTCACATTCCTCCCCAAGGCACTTGCCCTATCAACATAGCCTATCCATCCGCTATCATGGACCCTCCCGCATGACACGCTGCCCAACGGCGCGCAATGTAATCCCTGCGCACGTTATCACAACCCCTTAACTCCTCTAGCTGtcctttatttctatttttattttttttctagctGTCGTTGGTTGTAGTGTGGAACATATGTCCTTAAAATATTTCCTTTGAATTGTCCGtaacttttttttcctactcaaaagcaaataataaaataaaattcaccccagaaacaaaaagaaaattcaaggtaaaagaaagataaaaaaaaaaaagacataagaaagaGAGGAGAAACACacacaacacaaacacaaactaaACACAAACAGAAACACACAACACTCGGTTTCGGTTCATGCTCGAAGAGGTCCTCTCGATTCAGATCATCCACAACACATCACAACAGAAACTTCCTCTGGCAAATCTACCATAACCCACGTCAAATCCTCACGAATCTCACCGACCCATTCCCTATTATCATCCATCTCCACCGATCGCTACCATTACCAACAGCAGCTTCATCCATTCTCCACGCAcgcttcttccttttctttctcacaCCGCGCGTTCGTGTTCTTAATGCAGACCCTGATTGCAACGAAATGGACGTAAATTTGGGAGGTGCAGGCGCGGTGACAGCATAGCATAGcatgcagcagcagcagcagggAGTGAGCGTGCGAGGAGGGAAGGAGGAGCAGCAGCATGTCAAATCAGGTGGTGAAAGTGCGAAGGGACACGATTGCAGCATGCATGACTTGCCCACTCTGCGGCAAGCTCTTCAGAGAAGCCACAACCATATCCGAATGTCTCCACACGTGTGAgcccctcctcctcctcctcctctctctcttttcccgTGTGAAATTTCCCAAATTTTTCTCCTTTGGCTTCTTCCTTCACTATTTGGGGAAGCATCTGGACTTTGCGTAACCGGAGAGAGATATGGGTATTTCGTAATTTGACGTGTTTAataaaagttttgttttttatttttctttttggttcttCTCTCTCTAACTAATCCCGTCGAGGAGGACGTGGATGCTGGTCAGAAACATTGTGGTTTTGATTGGCCGCGTATTCAGCGGGTTCTGTTGTTGTGGACTTGTGGAATGTGTTTTAACTTTTGACTACACCCACCACTGTTCATTTAGTGTAACAGCTTCAATCCTCGTCTTACTGCATGCTCATTGCACAACACAATTTGTCGTGCATATTAGTATCATTACTGTGCCGCTTCTTGCATTTGTGGAATAATAATAGTTCTCTTGGTGTTTGTTATTTGTCATTTAAAGTCAATTTCTGGTCTAATTTGATATCTTTGCatgcactttttctttttagtacAAGGCATGTTGTGTGCCAACTAAACTAATagattttcttttgaatttttttttctggactATACTCAGTTTGCAGGAAGTgcatttatgataaaattacGGATGAGGAGATAGAATGTTGTCCAATATGCAACATTGATTTGGGTTGTGTTCCACTCGAGAAACTGAGGTCAGTTCCTCCCTGCCTTTAATCGATGTCCTAGTTAcccttatatataattatactcTTGTActtgtttcttttaaaaagaaaaataaataaaacggcTCTCTGTTATACTACTGTAAGTTGTTGAATATGCATGAAAGGTGTTTGCTTTAACTTGGTATGCTGTGCAATAAGAGTCTATCTTTTTGCAACCCACACCTTAATTattgttacaacttacaaggtTGCTAAAATGGAGATATAGCTTTACAAGATGGaagcttttattttttgaaaatgaataatGTTGTTGATCAGTTGAGACATGTGCTATAAGGATGTTGAGTACTGTTGATCTTTCAAAATCTGTTGAAACACCGTCGTGGCTgaggaaaaaataaacaaatagctGTCATAGACCATACTGTTACCTGATCTTCTTCTTAGGTGGCATTATGCTCTTGTAACAGTCTGCATGAATGAGGAATGTTCATGCTTTGATGTTGCTATCGATACAatgttatattaatttgttactTTGTGAAAACTAACATAAGAAGGATCCACTCCTATCATGAGAAAGTTGTCAGGTTAATACATTCATGTGAACTATAGTAGACAgggaaataataaaatgttccCAGTTTGACATCTTTCAATAATTTAGTTGATGATTTATATATAGTAATGctggtaatttattttaaatagttttccTTATATGTCTAATAGTATACGGCATTATAAATGTTAAGTGTTTAATTCAATTGAAGTAAAAAATTGAAGTAACGGTAAATTGCatgtttttatatcttttactGTCAGCTGGTGgcatttaataaattttcatcTGAAGTTCTAGTTGGAAACAAAGTTAGGAGGAATTGGGTAAAAATGATCGTCATACAATTAATTGATGAAATGACTGAGATAATTGACACCAATAAGGTGGGGAGTTAGTATCTGTTTTACTTgagaatatttaaatttaaatttttctaatttCCTTTATCTTCCAAAAAGAAATCGTATGATTCTATTCCAAGTGATGATTCTATTATTGTTCATAAAAGGACAGCAAAATATTGTGGCACTTTAAAAATAGATAGTGTTGACCTTGAATCAAAGAATAGGGGTTATAATCATTGCATTGCTGAGTTTTCCAgataggaaaaaagaaagagagtaaTCTAAATTATCTGAAAAGAAGTAGATCAGGAAGACTGATAAAAGagggtattttgttttttggaaaGAATTAAGCACACTACCATTCCATATATGGCTTTGGTAATGAAGCACatataaaacttttttcaaaaaaatacaatcaaacaAAACTGCatcatgatgatattgatattcTCTTTTGAATTGCTGCATGCAAAGTTACTGACTTTGGTTTCTGATTACCAGGCCAGACCACAGTTTGCAAGATGTAAGGGCCAAAGTTTTCCCCTTAAAGGGAAGAAAGGTGAAGGCACCTGAAGTTGTCACCTCAGTACCATTACCAGCTAGGAGAAAGGAGAGATCTCTTTCATCTTTGGTGGTCAGCACACCAAGGGTATCTACACAGGCAACCATGACAGGAAGAAGAACAAAGCCTACAAGAAAGGCTAGTGGTTTGCGGTCCACTAGTTTTTCCATTGAAAAGCCCATTAAAAAAGAGGAATATTTACTAGAAGATCGTCCTGATAGTTCAAGCTCACCTGACACTTCACATAAGTTTGCTCATAATTCTGGACAGGTAATAGCAGAGACAATCTGACCTGTCTCTTTGAGTTTGTTGTATATTGttctaacttttatttttaatattcttgatccTGATTCATTAACTTCATTTGATTTCCTGGATTATAGTAGCATTAGTTTACTAATATTATTATGCTTacgctttttttttccttgtgcaGAGCATGTCCCCTTGCGAGGGTAGTCAGTCCATCCCAAATAAAGGATCAGAGAATGGTGCCGAACCATGGGATGCAAAATTGGATCTTTGGAAACCCTTGAATTGTTTAGTAGAAGTCGCAAGTAGGAGTAAATCTTTCAAGTCTAATATTCTTGGGTCTGATGCTAAATTAGAAACCAATCAAGTAAATGAGAGCGATTCTCAagttctgaaaataaaaaataaggaaaataaacGTAAGGCAAAAATTGAGGATGAAAAGAGTAGCCCTTATCCTGTCTCTTCAGATACAGCAAAACCAAATAAATTGCGCAGAATACGCAAGAAAAAAGAGCCTGCTTCTGGAGAATCTGGCATATCACCCCAAGCTGTGCTGGATTCTGCCAGCAATAATAGACTCTCAAGGACTGGTCCAATTTGGTTCTCCTTAGTGGCTTCTGAAAACCAGTGAGATATCAAATCTTTGAAACTAAATAACTTATAATGTGAAATCCTTTGCATATTAAATATGTTCTACACATCCTTTTTTGGATATCTTTCTAAGCACTAATATTAAACTAATGTTTCAGGGAAGGAGATGATCCCTTGCCCCAAATTCCTGCAAGTTATTTGAGAATAAAGTAAGTTCCTATGGGCTCCCTATGCCTTTATTGACACTGTTTAGTACTTTAGTTTTGATTTATTGCATTGCATGCTTTTAACAGAGGAATGTCATTCTTGGAGCAATGTATAACTCATGTTACTGGCTACTATATATGTGAATCTCTATACAAATATTCATGAATATTTTTGTTGGTTTAGCTTATCTCCCTATAGTGAGTTTCAACTTTCAGGCAACATATTGAATGACAGAAAAAAGAAGTAAATCATTTTGACCTTCCATTAAATTATGCTTCAGCATTATGAAATTGTTAtgaaggaaaatattttttttgacatcTTATTAACTTGTATAATAATCAGCAAATGCTTAAAAATGTAAAGaagtacttttaaaaaaaaaaaaaaaagttacatctAACAAACTCTAGATTACATCTAGCAAATATTTTTCAGCTTTTCATAGCCAGGGAATTGGAAGAACATCTATTTGTGTGTAGATTATCCATCTATATTTCAGGTTTCATATAAACTCTGCCCTTTAATAAAGAAGATATTACTCCTCTATTCCACTTTTAGTCATTACTCATTACATTTACCCAAAATTACGTAATgaagaaattttcaattttttacattatatcTCAACTGTGTTGGTCATGGACATGAGAGCATTAGTGTAAATCAAACTTCAGGCTTTGAATAAGGATATCTGTGCATGAGATATATTGATTGTGTAATGCATCTTCACCATGTCTATGGGCTTTGTGTGTCTAGTTTAAATGGTTTCAGCCAGCTATTACATGACAGAAACATGTTAGAGAAACTATTGCCCCTCTATCCATCTATCTATGCTGTTAGAGCTTCTTAAGATGTAGAAATCTAACTGAACTAGAAAATGATACAATGTATTTTCTGTTTGCCACAGGGATGGTAGTGTACCCGTCTCTTTCATCCAAAAATACCTAATGAAGAAACTGGATTTGACAAGTGAAACAGAGGTAACTCTTTCCGTTAGTAATACATCCAAAAAACATCGACTGGACCTGAAAGATTTTATTGtcttgttcttcttttctttgaagcatattttttgttaaaactcttttgtaTCTGTGCGGGCCAAGCTATTGTTGTCTGCTATACCAAAGCATCAACAATTTCATTGTCCTGAAGCTCTTGTCATACTTGCATGGTTCGATGATATAATAAGCAATTCTCTTTTGTTGCAACTTTAACTGCACTGTACTAACTTGTACTCTATAAgcaaatcttaattaattttaccttATTTAATGAAACTATCTCTAAAATACCCTTACTTTAATTGAGATTTTTccagtgactttttttttattcttgatattAAGTTCTAGTGAAGGACACTTTCGGGAAAAAAGTTTAtctttttaagagaaattaGACTAatacactaataatataaaatagttttacacaGTCATCCACCaataaaccatttttttaagagaaattagATCTATTgactcattttttaaataggGTTAGTAAAACTAAATGACGATAActgattttcttaattagtatgaatttttttttttttgtatttgagaCAAGATAGAGTATTTTGTACCAATAACCTTGCAAGTTGAATTACATTactcttttcatgattttttgtgtgtgcaGATTTTGCCCGTTTATATATTTCCTCATCTTGAGTTAATTGATTTTGCAGGTTGAGATTAAATGTGTGGGACAACCAGTGCTCCCTACATTGCAGTTATATAATTtggttgagttgtggctggatacGGCGCCCACGTCACAGAGAATTCCAGCAACTATTGGGTCCTCAGCAAAGGATTTTGTCATGGTCTTGGCTTATGCTCGGAGGGTTCCAGACCCTTGATCATGTTTCCCCATTCATACTTTAATGCACCTTGAAAATCTTCTTCATAGCATAGTCACTTACCATCACCACTGTGGAGGATAGGATAAGATaggtcaaataaattataaagaaattcTCTCCATAAAAACATACCCTTCTGTTCATTAATCTAGGCATCCTGATTTTTCATgaccaacatttttttttggtttaagttCGCATATTCCTATAATTTGGAGTGCACATGTGACTTAGGTATAAGAAGCTATGGGCTACCATGCCTGGTTAGAAGTTTGTTGAGAATTTGACATTTGAATCTAGAGGATTCTTTGTTATTTTACCCTTTATTCTATCTGTTTGTTTTCCAATAGCCAACAAATGCAAACTAGATCTGTTTGTTTCTACATTCCACCGGAGCATAATaaagattttataataaataagtttttaaaaagagaTTAATTTGTTTGTACTGTGTTAACATTTTTACATTGTTAATCTCaagaaaaataagtaaactaattatatatgaaaCAATATGTTTGgatgacaatataaaaaatatatatactattagtacattcaaattaaatttattaaagaaaagcaaaagtttcaaaagaaaatactaCTTTTACTTGAGGTTGTTGtagtttatgaaaatattttctgacaaaaaaaatactaaaaagtatatatttttccCTTCAAACCTATCCATTCATgtattataaatatgattaatattttgAGTATATATTTAACGAGTCATGTGACTCTAtattaattaagtattttattttatattttttttaaaaaaatatttttactttaaacgGATACTCCTTTGTTCCAGATGCCGGGACTATTTAAACCAATCAATTAAGAAAGGAGATCATCCGGTTAGAAATTATAAGGAGATTAATTAAcatatgtaaatattatttcatttaattaactTATTTCCTTTAtgggaaaataagaaaaatagggAACCTTCAACTATTGCAAAATTACAACTGTTgttaaacatgaaaaataattcgtgaattaaatttaaattttaaattttaataggtcttattaaatcaataaaaaaacatttcttaactaaaaaattttatttgatttgtttcaaaatcaaaatgtatttttattttgttttattccaatctaataaaatatattattaattattgctATTGATAGTAAAAGCATTGTtgcactattttttatttttcaaaatatgtaattttgttattatttaatcatgctTATTTCATttccatataatttttattttttaaaatatgtaattgcattattatgtattaataattttttattcctctCAAATTAAACACTTTAAAAGTTCATTCTATTTCTCACAtattttcatccattttattttcattcaaattaaACACTTCAAAAGTTTACTTTCTTTAAATAGCATAAAGTAGGTTTAAGCACTATCAAGCATGAGGACCATGATCTCGTTCACAATAGTTTTGACTTCAGGAGATATTTACTTCAAGGTATAATACttacattttcaaaaatattatgtctaaaaaatataaaaatgtttggTTGACACTTAGTAATTtcaggaaaaatatataatcattgaatatatattaaagaatatattattataatttctcATAAACTAATAATCATTAGAAAACATAGTGGCAATGATTATCAAACTTTCATGGTCTAGCGAGTAGccatagtattaaaaaaaatcatggttaTGATTCATTTCTCACAACATGGAGTGACCAGATTCATTTTTCTATCTaaatccaagaatcaagatatcTGAGATATCAAGATTCCACTCACACTCACATGCTTCCCAGAGGAGAATAACACATGCGAGTCATAATCAACAAATCACATCTCCGAACAAAAGTAGCCGGACCACCACAAAAGGCACACGCTTTCCCTCCAAAGCAAACTCAAAATAATGCCATTAGGAACCCATGTTCTTAATTGGCCACATCTTGGAGCAACCAGCCAAGAATTATAGTAGTAAACCTTTTTAGTCGTTGAAAGATGCATCTATTATTAATTGGGTTTcttataaattaacttttacTAGTTTAATAATACCACAAGCAATTTGAattgctttaattttaatttctttctttttttaaatattttatttggataaatcaattcaaatttctttcattttaaattttttgtttagatagaacaattcaattttctttgtatgtaaaattttaattttatattttaaatagatgaaattttaatattaaactttatagaaaataaacacaatctaactttgaaatattaattaaaaaatattttcaaattttaataatttataaatacaaaatattgataattttaattatggttGTTTTGTCCGGCCACAATCAATGATGTTTTTAAACCGGCATCAACCAAGATTATTTTTCGGTCGACATCAAATAgggttttttttgtcaaagtatgtCAGGAATATTTGTCAGCTGATGTCAACCGGGGCTATTTTTTGACTAACGTTGGTTGAGTTTATTTTTCAGCTGATGTTGACTAGATTTTTTTACCAACGTCGGCTAAGGTTTGTTTGACCGACACCGACTAGGGTCTTTTCGAATAACATTGACCAAGACTATTTTTAGCCAACGTCAGCCTAAAAAATCCTAGCTAGGGTCATTagctatatttttttaccaacgtcgactagggtttgtttggccgacatcgactagggTCTTTCCGAATGACATTAACCAAGGTTATTTTTAGCCAACGTCGGCCTAAAAAATCCTAGCAGGCGTTGACAAAATTTTTTACCCAATATCGATTAAAAAATAGCTTGGTCGATGTCAACCAATAGAACCTATCCGATATCGGCCGAAAAACATTATTGGTCAACGTTGGCCGAAAAATCCCTAATcgaagttggctaaaaaataactCTGATCGATGTCGACCAAAAAAACTCTAGTGGATGTCGACGGTAAGAACCTAGTCGATGTTGACTAAAAATAGTAATGCCTGATGTCGATCAAAAATACCTCGCTGGtgttaacaaaaaaaaccttagtcaatatcaacaaaaaatcctaactaatgtggttaagaaatagctcTAGCTGATGTCAGCCAGAAAACCCTAGTTGATGTTagcaaaaaaatcctaaccgacgtcggctaagaaaatctagttgacattACCAAAAACACCCTAACTAACATcgactaaaaaataactttgggCTGATGTTAGCTGGAAAAACCTAGCTGACGTTGACCGAAAAACCTTAACAGGTGtctactcaaaagttagtcatgaccgatgttagtagaaaaaatctagccaatgtcgacaaaaaaaattgttggtcaacatcaactgaaaaaacttGGATGACAACggccaaaaaaatcattggcCGACGTTAGCAAAAATTTCTCATGACTGATGTTAGTGAtaaaataaccctaaccaacatcatctaaaaaaaattaattgatatcggtaaaaaatagttttggttgacatcatacGAAAAAATTCTGACAAAAAAAACTTCGACCACGCcaataaaaaacaacttatatCGATATCGACCGTAAAAACTTTAGTCACTCATAGTTGAGTGTTGAGTGAGAAAGAGTCACGAGCAAAAACATGAGTTAAAGTGagcattttcaaaaaaaaatttcaaaatttatttttttagagaatttgaaatctcacTGTTTTAGTaaatcaaaatgattcataaaaatatcacaaattaAATCTCCTTACAAATACTTTATTCAAACAAGCTATTTtatcataaatcattttaaatattttaaaaaataaattttcctaTTGAATTgtttcatccaaacacactataaaactttatccatttcatttccGACATTGTATCATCTATTATTAAAGGTGAGAAATCGATTTTGCCAAACCAAGAAAACATCCGCTAGAGTGCTACCCATTTAACGTATTTGCAGAACGAGCAGACAAAAAGACACGAAATCTTTCTCCCAAACTCAGCCCAACACGAACTGCATCTTCTATTAGGCAATGCCATTAATGGTCTAGCAACACTTCCTACTATTTTactcaaaaaagaaagaaaaaaaatcctaatctcatattcaaaattaaccaaCTATCAATATTCAAAAGTATGATGATATACCTAGTTTCATGtcatctagatgttagacaggGTAAACgcaaaaaatttaaactctGTGAGGCTGAATTGACAAAATTAAATTCGGATGTAAACTGAAAATATACATCTTAATAAAGAACGGGAGATTAATTACAAACTGAAATGCATGTAGCCTTTAATAATGGAAACTAAAAAGCTACTTACATTTTTcactttatgaaaaaaaataaatcaagtctTACCGAAAACGAATGACCTATTACAAAGCAAGagcatatcaaaatcaaactagCAAACAACAGACCTAAATTGGAACTTAAAATACACAACTGGAACCTTTAAATTAATCCGAAAATTTACATACCCAAACAAAAACCCCATCACAGCAAAACATatggtgaaaaaaaaagaagagaaaagttgTATACATGAAAAGACAGAATAAATAGCGAGTAAACTTTTTTTCCTACTCGTCCCATTAAGAATGCATGGGCATTTATTCCCTCACCCTGTTCCCAAATGTAAGAAAAATCATCCCATTAAGAATGCATGAACATTTATTCCCTTCCCCTGTTCccaaatgtaaaaaaaagatCATGATATGTTAGAGTGATATATTAGAAtattggttaagaaattaaaaagaaaaaatatttatactataaattataaaaaattataaacaatataattttttatctttcaataaaaatattggaaaaaTTTCTTAACCAATATCCTTGATCTTTTGGGCACTGATTGGCGTTGCCGAttaatatttcataaaataaatgtaatgtAGTAATAATGTAACAGTATCACACAAATGGGTGACCTATTATATTAGTGTGTACCCTCCCGTTCGTTTCGTAGGGGTGCCCCCAACGAACGAAAGCAACCCTCCATCGTGTTCATCCACGTACAAATCCTCCGTGCTCCTAAACGCAGCGTGCAACACCACAACCCCAACGCCAACGATCCCCGAACCCACCACGTTCACCCACACGCCGCTGAGCACCAATCCCAAGACTGTCGCCGCCGCTAGAACCGCCGCCACCACCCTATCATCCACCACGTTGCCGAACACCACCACGGGCTCGTCGCGGAAGAAGTAGAGGAAGAACCACGCCACCAGC encodes the following:
- the LOC114398998 gene encoding E3 ubiquitin protein ligase DRIP2-like translates to MSNQVVKVRRDTIAACMTCPLCGKLFREATTISECLHTFCRKCIYDKITDEEIECCPICNIDLGCVPLEKLRPDHSLQDVRAKVFPLKGRKVKAPEVVTSVPLPARRKERSLSSLVVSTPRVSTQATMTGRRTKPTRKASGLRSTSFSIEKPIKKEEYLLEDRPDSSSSPDTSHKFAHNSGQSMSPCEGSQSIPNKGSENGAEPWDAKLDLWKPLNCLVEVASRSKSFKSNILGSDAKLETNQVNESDSQVLKIKNKENKRKAKIEDEKSSPYPVSSDTAKPNKLRRIRKKKEPASGESGISPQAVLDSASNNRLSRTGPIWFSLVASENQEGDDPLPQIPASYLRIKDGSVPVSFIQKYLMKKLDLTSETEVEIKCVGQPVLPTLQLYNLVELWLDTAPTSQRIPATIGSSAKDFVMVLAYARRVPDP